A part of Acidimicrobiales bacterium genomic DNA contains:
- a CDS encoding transcriptional repressor: MRTPTELTQAFRDRGLKVTPQRQCIFRILHGAVEHPSADRVYERAVAELPTISLRTVYQTLNDLAEMGEIQALELGTGSARFDPTVGPHHHLVCDACGRVHDLHVEFPGVQVPSGLEHGFRVTATEIVFRGLCAECRADDPDPPAPPASPTTHRSTLTEEHIHA; this comes from the coding sequence GTGCGGACGCCCACGGAGCTCACCCAGGCCTTCCGCGACCGGGGCCTGAAGGTCACCCCGCAGCGCCAGTGCATCTTCCGCATCCTCCACGGGGCGGTCGAGCACCCCAGCGCCGACCGCGTCTACGAGCGGGCCGTGGCCGAGTTGCCCACGATCTCGCTGCGGACCGTCTACCAGACCCTCAACGACCTGGCCGAGATGGGCGAGATCCAGGCGCTCGAGCTCGGCACGGGCTCGGCCCGGTTCGATCCCACCGTCGGCCCGCACCACCACCTGGTGTGCGACGCCTGCGGCCGGGTCCACGACCTGCACGTCGAGTTCCCCGGGGTGCAGGTGCCCTCGGGCCTCGAGCACGGGTTCAGGGTCACCGCCACCGAGATCGTCTTCCGGGGCCTGTGTGCCGAGTGCCGGGCCGACGACCCGGACCCGCCCGCACCGCCGGCTTCCCCCACCACCCACCGATCCACACTCACCGAGGAGCACATCCATGCCTGA
- a CDS encoding rubrerythrin — protein sequence MPELQGTKTHENLKEAFAGESQANRRYLYFAQKADVEGYPDVAALFRSVAEGETGHAFGHFDFLAAAGDPVTGEPVGPTEDNLRSAIAGETYEYTEMYPGFARTARDEGFDEVAEWLETLARAEKSHAGRFTEGLKFVS from the coding sequence ATGCCTGAGCTGCAGGGAACCAAGACCCACGAGAACCTGAAGGAGGCGTTCGCCGGCGAGAGCCAGGCCAACCGCCGCTACCTCTACTTCGCCCAGAAGGCCGACGTCGAGGGCTACCCCGACGTGGCCGCGCTGTTCCGGTCGGTCGCCGAGGGCGAGACCGGTCATGCCTTCGGGCACTTCGACTTCCTGGCCGCGGCCGGCGACCCGGTCACGGGCGAGCCGGTCGGCCCCACCGAGGACAACCTCCGCTCGGCCATCGCCGGTGAGACCTACGAGTACACCGAGATGTACCCGGGGTTCGCCCGCACGGCGCGCGACGAGGGCTTCGACGAGGTCGCCGAGTGGCTCGAGACCCTCGCCCGGGCCGAGAAGAGCCACGCCGGCCGCTTCACCGAGGGCCTCAAGTTCGTCTCCTGA